In Esox lucius isolate fEsoLuc1 chromosome 6, fEsoLuc1.pri, whole genome shotgun sequence, the following proteins share a genomic window:
- the LOC117594579 gene encoding TRIO and F-actin-binding protein-like has translation MIHIPHPMLRTPTPPHATRGNPATCHAWQPRHMPRVATPPHATRGNPATCHAWQPRHMPRVATPPHATRGNPATCHAWQPRHMPRVATPPHATRANPTSGRANPTSGRAMATSARAMATSARAIATSARAMGTSARAIATSARAMGTSARAMGTSARAMATSARAMGTSARAIATSARAIATSTRAIATSTRAMGTSTRAIASLSCG, from the coding sequence ATGATCCACATACCGCATCCCATGCTACGCACGCCAACCCCGCCACATGCCACGCGTGGCAACCCCGCCACATGCCACGCGTGGCAACCCCGCCACATGCCACGCGTGGCAACCCCGCCACATGCCACGCGTGGCAACCCCGCCACATGCCACGCGTGGCAACCCCGCCACATGCCACGCGTGGCAACCCCGCCACATGCCACGCGTGGCAACCCCGCCACATGCCACGCGTGGCAACCCCGCCACATGCCACGCGTGGCAACCCCGCCACATGCCACGCGTGCCAACCCCACCTCCGGCCGTGCCAACCCCACCTCCGGCCGTGCCATGGCCACCTCCGCCCGTGCCATGGCCACCTCCGCCCGTGCCATAGCCACCTCCGCCCGTGCCATGGGCACCTCCGCCCGTGCCATAGCCACCTCCGCCCGTGCCATGGGCACCTCCGCCCGTGCCATGGGCACCTCCGCCCGTGCCATGGCCACCTCCGCTCGTGCCATGGGCACCTCCGCCCGTGCCATAGCCACCTCCGCCCGTGCCATAGCCACCTCCACCCGTGCCATAGCCACCTCCACCCGTGCCATGGGCACCTCCACCCGTGCCATAGCCAGTCTGTCCTGTGGTTGA